A genomic window from Elaeis guineensis isolate ETL-2024a chromosome 3, EG11, whole genome shotgun sequence includes:
- the LOC105040665 gene encoding GDSL esterase/lipase At5g45910: MHKGERFSFFSTVTMSLSIFIFFHLLSYFHFSFSVPQPYTSIFNFGDSLSDTGNLLILNASAPIGRLPYGMTFFGRPTGRFSDGRLIIDFIAEAFGLPFLPPSLARGQDFRHGADFAVSGATALDIEFFRRRGLGAVARVNQSLGVQLRWFEELKPSLCNSTRSCKDYFSKSLFMVGEIGGNDYNVPLSVKRSLKEVRSYVPKVIETVSMAIERLIEHGAVDLVVPGNPPIGCYGAFLTLYESPNKEDYDPRTGCLKKLNDLMRYHNKLLRRLLEQLRIKYPRLRFTYADYYGAAIRLARHPKRYGFSNGVSRACCGGGGPYNFNSTVICGQPGYNVCKDPSTYVSWDGIHSTEAAHRSIAMGLLHGPYTDPPIMSARLH, from the exons ATGCACAAAGGTGAGCGCTTTTCTTTCTTCTCAACTGTTACCATGAGCCTCTCCATCTTTATCTTCTTCCACTTGTTGTCATACTTCCACTTTTCCTTCTCTGTCCCACAACCGTACACCTCAATATTTAACTTTGGGGACTCCCTATCCGACACTGGCAACTTGCTTATCCTAAATGCTAGTGCACCGATCGGCAGGCTCCCTTATGGCATGACCTTCTTTGGTCGCCCTACGGGTCGTTTCTCTGATGGACGGTTGATCATAGACTTCATTG CTGAGGCTTTCGGGCTCCCATTCCTTCCACCATCCTTGGCTCGCGGCCAAGATTTCCGTCATGGAGCCGATTTTGCCGTCTCGGGTGCCACAGCACTTGACATTGAATTCTTCCGACGGAGAGGCCTTGGTGCTGTCGCTAGGGTCAATCAGTCCCTGGGCGTCCAGCTTCGGTGGTTCGAAGAGTTGAAGCCTTCCCTCTGCAACTCAACTAGAA GTTGCAAGGACTACTTCAGTAAATCTCTCTTCATGGTCGGAGAGATTGGAGGGAATGATTACAACGTTCCCTTGAGCGTAAAGAGGAGCTTGAAGGAAGTGAGATCATACGTGCCCAAAGTCATTGAAACAGTTTCGATGGCCATCGAG AGATTGATCGAACATGGGGCAGTGGATCTGGTGGTGCCCGGGAATCCACCCATTGGCTGCTACGGGGCGTTTCTCACGCTTTACGAGAGTCCTAACAAAGAAGACTACGACCCCCGGACTGGATGCCTGAAGAAGTTGAACGATTTGATGAGATACCACAACAAGCTGCTGCGTCGGTTATTGGAACAGCTTCGGATCAAATACCCACGGTTAAGGTTCACTTACGCGGATTACTATGGTGCGGCAATTCGATTGGCTCGCCATCCAAAACGCTACG GATTCAGCAATGGAGTATCAAGAGCCTGTTGTGGAGGTGGCGGCCCATATAATTTTAATTCAACAGTTATTTGTGGTCAACCAGGTTATAACGTTTGTAAAGATCCCTCAACTTACGTAAGTTGGGATGGCATCCATTCAACAGAAGCTGCCCACCGTTCCATTGCAATGGGTTTGCTCCATGGTCCTTATACTGACCCACCCATCATGAGTGCTCGGCTCCATTAG
- the LOC105040664 gene encoding GDSL esterase/lipase At5g45910: MKISVLTLLFFSCLQISYSFPARYNAIFSFGNSLADTGNFLITGAQPFPGIGRLPYGITFFGRPTGRCSDGRLVIDFIAEAFGLPLLPPSLASGQDFRQGANFAVTACTALDVAFWEQRGLAGIFWTNDSLGVQLQWFEQLKPSLCTTLKECKDYFGKSLFVVGEIGGNDYHFPLLANRTLEEVRTYVPEVIEKISKTTEILINQGAVDLVLPGSPPSGCFGLLLTLLPSPNKEDYDPRTGCLKKLNALSRYHNKLLRRTVKNLRSKYPEVRIVYADFYEPVIQFVRSPERFGFSNGALISCCGGGGPYNFNPRARCAEPGATVCKDPSKSIFWDGIHLTEAAYRYIATGWLQGPYANPPIMSPRLPN; the protein is encoded by the exons ATGAAGATCTCGGTCCTGACTTTGCTCTTCTTCTCGTGCCTCCAGATTTCCTACTCCTTTCCTGCACGCTATAATGCAATATTCAGTTTCGGCAACTCCCTCGCCGACACCGGTAATTTTCTCATCACCGGTGCCCAGCCCTTTCCTGGCATCGGCAGGCTTCCTTATGGCATCACCTTCTTTGGCCGCCCCACCGGCCGCTGTTCCGACGGACGCTTGGTTATCGACTTCATCG CTGAGGCGTTTGGACTCCCATTGCTGCCGCCATCTTTAGCAAGCGGCCAAGACTTCCGACAGGGAGCAAACTTCGCCGTCACGGCTTGCACGGCACTTGACGTAGCCTTCTGGGAACAGAGAGGGCTCGCCGGCATATTTTGGACCAACGATTCTCTGGGCGTCCAGCTTCAATGGTTCGAGCAGCTGAAGCCTTCCCTTTGCACCACGCTCAAAG AGTGCAAGGACTACTTCGGTAAATCCCTCTTTGTGGTCGGAGAGATTGGAGGGAATGATTACCACTTTCCCCTTCTCGCCAATAGGACCTTGGAGGAAGTAAGGACATACGTGCCTGAAGTCATTGAAAAAATTTCGAAGACTACTGAG ATTTTAATCAACCAGGGAGCTGTCGACCTAGTTTTGCCTGGGTCGCCACCATCGGGTTGCTTTGGGTTGCTCTTGACGTTGCTCCCTAGTCCCAACAAAGAAGACTATGACCCGCGGACTGGATGCCTCAAGAAACTAAATGCATTATcaagatatcacaacaaattgcTTCGTCGGACGGTAAAAAATCTCCGGAGCAAATATCCGGAGGTCAGAATAGTCTATGCCGACTTCTATGAACCAGTCATTCAATTTGTACGGTCACCCGAACGCTTTG GATTTAGCAATGGGGCTCTAATTTCTTGCTGCGGGGGTGGAGGTCCCTACAACTTCAATCCACGAGCCAGGTGTGCTGAGCCAGGTGCGACCGTATGTAAGGACCCATCCAAGTCCATATTTTGGGACGGCATCCACCTAACCGAAGCTGCTTATCGCTACATCGCCACGGGTTGGCTCCAAGGTCCCTACGCCAACCCACCCATTATGAGCCCTCGGCTCCCAAACTGA